From Pontibacter actiniarum, a single genomic window includes:
- a CDS encoding Sec-independent protein translocase subunit TatA/TatB, translating into MGITNIFLFIGGLGGTEVILILFAILLLFGAKRIPELARGMGRGIREFKDATKEIKSDIETSVKDDSTTK; encoded by the coding sequence ATGGGTATCACCAACATTTTCTTATTCATTGGAGGCTTAGGCGGTACAGAAGTTATCCTGATTCTTTTCGCGATTCTGCTGCTTTTCGGCGCGAAGCGTATTCCTGAGCTAGCTAGAGGCATGGGCCGCGGCATCCGGGAGTTTAAGGACGCCACCAAAGAGATTAAGAGCGATATCGAAACCTCTGTAAAGGACGATAGCACTACCAAGTAG
- the gatA gene encoding Asp-tRNA(Asn)/Glu-tRNA(Gln) amidotransferase subunit GatA, producing the protein MRQYNSLRDIRTDIASGQVSCRQLVEQYLHNIKEKANLNAFLEIFEEEALAQANAVDQKLANGTAGKLAGMVIGIKDVLAYEGHSLQASSQILNGFKSLYTATAVQRLLQEDAIIIGRQNCDEFAMGASNENSSFGNVLNADDHARVPGGSSGGSAVAVQADLCLASIGSDTGGSVRQPASFCGVIGLKPTYSRISRYGLIAYASSFDQVGLITKSVDDAALLLEVIAGQDGMDSTASQREVPAYSELLQTDKKYKIGYIRDCFEREGLESEVKDAILGVKDMLRDAGHEVEAVEFPYLDYMVPTYYILTTAEASSNLGRYDGVKYGYRSDNVTDPTSLYKKTRAEGFGLEVQRRIVLGTFVLSADYYDAYYTKAQKVRRLIKEKTDELLQQYDFLILPTAPTTAFKIGENTANPLAMYLADIFTVQASLAGVPAISIPVGRDANGLSIGLQLMTRSFEEPQLLAFSNYILDKITVEA; encoded by the coding sequence TTGAGACAGTATAATTCGCTACGTGACATCCGCACGGACATAGCCAGTGGCCAGGTTTCGTGCAGGCAACTGGTGGAGCAGTATCTCCATAACATAAAAGAGAAAGCCAACTTAAACGCTTTTCTGGAAATTTTTGAAGAAGAGGCACTGGCGCAGGCCAATGCCGTCGATCAGAAGTTAGCCAACGGAACAGCGGGCAAGCTGGCGGGCATGGTAATAGGCATAAAAGACGTGCTGGCCTACGAAGGCCACAGCCTGCAGGCATCCAGCCAGATCCTGAACGGCTTTAAGTCGCTCTACACTGCCACGGCGGTGCAGCGCCTGCTGCAAGAGGACGCCATCATCATCGGTCGCCAGAACTGCGACGAGTTTGCCATGGGTGCCTCAAACGAGAACTCCTCCTTCGGTAACGTACTGAACGCCGACGACCATGCCCGCGTACCGGGCGGCTCTTCGGGTGGCTCGGCCGTGGCCGTGCAGGCAGACCTCTGCCTTGCCTCCATTGGCTCAGACACAGGCGGCTCCGTACGCCAGCCAGCCTCGTTTTGCGGCGTAATCGGCCTGAAGCCCACTTACTCCCGCATTTCCCGCTACGGCCTCATCGCCTATGCCTCTTCTTTTGACCAGGTTGGCCTGATCACCAAGAGCGTGGACGATGCCGCTCTGCTGCTGGAGGTAATTGCCGGGCAGGATGGCATGGACAGCACCGCCAGCCAGCGCGAGGTGCCCGCTTACAGCGAGCTACTGCAGACAGACAAGAAGTATAAGATAGGGTACATCCGCGACTGCTTTGAGCGCGAGGGCCTTGAATCAGAAGTAAAAGACGCCATACTTGGCGTAAAGGACATGCTGCGCGATGCAGGCCATGAAGTAGAGGCTGTGGAGTTCCCCTACCTCGACTACATGGTACCGACCTACTACATCCTGACCACCGCGGAGGCGAGCTCTAACCTCGGCCGCTACGACGGCGTGAAGTATGGCTACCGCTCAGACAATGTTACCGACCCTACATCGTTGTACAAAAAGACAAGAGCCGAAGGCTTTGGCCTGGAAGTGCAGCGCCGTATCGTACTTGGTACGTTTGTGCTCAGCGCAGACTACTATGACGCTTACTATACCAAGGCGCAGAAAGTGAGGCGCCTGATTAAAGAGAAAACCGACGAGTTGCTTCAGCAATATGATTTCCTTATATTGCCTACCGCTCCTACTACCGCTTTTAAAATAGGAGAAAACACAGCAAACCCGTTGGCCATGTACCTGGCCGATATCTTTACGGTTCAGGCCTCACTTGCCGGCGTACCAGCCATCTCTATTCCGGTTGGTCGCGATGCCAACGGCCTGTCCATCGGGTTGCAGTTAATGACCCGCTCATTTGAGGAGCCGCAGCTGCTTGCTTTCTCAAATTACATCCTGGACAAGATAACCGTTGAAGCATAA
- a CDS encoding sugar phosphate nucleotidyltransferase produces MRIIVPMAGMGKRMRPHTLTVPKPLIPIAGKPIVQRLVEDIAKVCQEPIEEVAFIIGHFGEEVENDLKEIADKIGAKGTIVYQEEALGTAHAILCAKEALKGKVVVAFADTLFKADFQLDTNADGTIWVQRVEDPRPYGVVKLNDKNEITDFVEKPQEFISDLAIIGIYYFRDGEYLKEELQYLLDNDIKDKGEYQLTNALENMKNKGTKFIPAVISEWLDCGNKNATVHTNQRYLEYIKDEEGLVASSAKLENAVIIPPVYIGENVRITNSVVGPHVSIGNNTNVYNSVVSNSIIQESTSLKNGNVANSMLGNFVVYEGRQSDLSLGDYNTLTE; encoded by the coding sequence ATGAGGATTATCGTACCGATGGCCGGAATGGGCAAACGCATGCGCCCACACACGCTTACAGTTCCCAAACCACTTATCCCTATTGCAGGCAAGCCGATCGTGCAGCGCCTGGTGGAAGATATAGCCAAAGTGTGCCAGGAGCCTATTGAAGAGGTAGCCTTCATTATCGGTCATTTTGGGGAGGAAGTAGAAAACGACCTGAAGGAAATCGCTGACAAGATCGGCGCCAAGGGCACCATTGTTTACCAGGAGGAAGCCTTGGGAACAGCGCATGCCATACTCTGCGCCAAAGAGGCCCTGAAGGGTAAAGTGGTGGTGGCTTTCGCCGATACGCTTTTCAAAGCAGACTTCCAGCTCGACACCAACGCCGACGGCACCATCTGGGTGCAGCGCGTGGAGGACCCGCGTCCGTACGGTGTGGTGAAGCTGAACGACAAAAACGAGATCACTGACTTTGTGGAAAAGCCGCAGGAGTTCATCTCCGACCTGGCTATCATCGGCATCTACTACTTCCGCGACGGCGAGTACCTGAAAGAAGAGCTACAGTACCTGCTCGATAACGACATCAAGGATAAAGGCGAGTACCAGCTCACCAACGCCCTGGAGAACATGAAGAACAAGGGCACCAAGTTTATACCTGCCGTGATCTCGGAGTGGTTAGACTGTGGAAATAAAAACGCAACTGTTCATACTAACCAGCGCTATTTGGAGTATATAAAGGATGAGGAAGGCCTGGTGGCCTCGTCGGCAAAGCTGGAGAATGCAGTAATCATCCCTCCTGTATACATTGGCGAAAACGTGCGCATTACCAACTCGGTAGTAGGACCACATGTTTCCATAGGCAACAACACTAACGTATACAACTCTGTGGTGAGCAACTCCATCATTCAGGAGAGCACATCCCTTAAAAACGGCAACGTGGCAAACTCAATGTTGGGCAACTTTGTTGTGTATGAGGGGCGCCAGTCTGATCTCAGCCTAGGCGACTACAATACGCTTACAGAGTAA
- the dut gene encoding dUTP diphosphatase yields the protein MDNKNLPVNVINQSKHALPGYQTVHSAGMDLRANLEAPVTLKPLQRALIPTGLFIELPEGHEAQIRPRSGLAYKHGISIVNSPGTIDADYRGEIKVLLVNLSDQDFVVEDGERVAQMVVAKYERVEWQEANALSDTARGAGGYGSTGTR from the coding sequence ATGGACAACAAGAACCTGCCTGTAAACGTCATTAACCAATCGAAGCACGCGTTGCCGGGCTACCAAACCGTGCATTCTGCCGGCATGGACCTGCGGGCGAACCTCGAGGCGCCTGTTACGTTGAAGCCACTGCAGCGTGCCCTCATCCCAACGGGCCTTTTTATCGAGCTGCCTGAGGGGCACGAGGCGCAAATACGCCCAAGAAGCGGTTTGGCTTACAAGCATGGCATTTCCATCGTTAACAGCCCGGGCACTATCGACGCCGATTACCGTGGCGAAATAAAGGTATTGCTCGTCAACCTCTCGGACCAGGATTTTGTGGTGGAGGACGGAGAGCGCGTAGCCCAGATGGTGGTGGCAAAGTATGAGCGCGTTGAGTGGCAGGAAGCAAACGCCCTATCGGACACAGCCCGTGGGGCGGGCGGCTACGGCAGCACCGGCACCAGGTAA
- a CDS encoding lytic transglycosylase domain-containing protein: MTYSKFFTLLAAMAGSIWTSDASALGHSRLLDAPTKDSLALAAADPVKLQQTDTTTVSVLTPEELALLVEVIPNEPNDVIADRLSCIESDIPLVFNDYVRNFIDYFTIRNRKYTRTMLTRENVYFPLFEKYLKKHNMPDELKYLAIVESGLNPLAQSPVGAAGLWQFMKPTGREYGLHQTQYIDERLDPEKSTEAAMRFLRRLHNYYGDWELALAAYNCGQGNVNKAIRRAGGGKKTFWEIFPYLPRETRGYVPSMTAVQYAMNYAGEHNIFSDSILYQPEVAYLEVMQALDLEKLAEELHLDPKELMALNPELKKTNLPDHMRNYKLRIPASRSALLATADDKSCIMLAAAPVVPHTKDPEPETPVMFASAKTEQAAEKKEAPAVAKVTYTVQPGDNLTQIAKRHDVTVEQLKEWNNLKSSSLMPKQELLVMQQAEAGAVLALNTKGKPEAKSAVEKKELIYHVQPGDTLWNISKKYNGISVEQIKKLNRLRSNEIKPGQKLILS; this comes from the coding sequence ATGACTTACAGCAAATTCTTTACATTGCTTGCGGCTATGGCTGGCAGCATCTGGACATCTGACGCCAGTGCTCTCGGCCATAGCCGTTTGCTTGACGCGCCCACCAAAGACTCGCTCGCACTGGCTGCAGCCGACCCGGTTAAACTGCAGCAGACCGACACCACCACCGTCTCCGTGCTAACGCCGGAAGAGCTGGCACTCCTGGTGGAGGTAATTCCAAACGAGCCCAACGACGTGATCGCCGACAGACTTAGCTGCATCGAATCGGACATCCCGCTGGTGTTCAACGACTACGTAAGGAATTTTATCGATTACTTCACCATCCGCAACCGCAAGTATACGCGCACGATGCTCACGCGCGAGAACGTGTACTTTCCCCTTTTTGAGAAATACCTCAAGAAGCACAACATGCCGGATGAGCTAAAGTACCTGGCCATTGTGGAGTCTGGGTTAAACCCGCTGGCGCAAAGCCCTGTGGGGGCGGCCGGCCTGTGGCAGTTCATGAAGCCTACCGGACGCGAGTACGGCCTGCACCAGACCCAGTACATTGATGAGCGCCTGGACCCGGAGAAATCAACGGAAGCCGCCATGCGCTTTCTGCGCCGCCTGCACAATTACTATGGCGATTGGGAACTCGCGCTTGCCGCCTATAACTGTGGGCAGGGCAACGTGAACAAGGCTATCCGCCGCGCAGGGGGAGGTAAAAAGACATTCTGGGAGATCTTCCCCTACCTGCCGCGCGAGACACGAGGCTATGTGCCAAGTATGACCGCCGTGCAGTATGCCATGAACTATGCCGGCGAGCACAACATCTTCTCCGACTCCATTCTGTACCAGCCCGAGGTAGCGTACCTGGAGGTAATGCAGGCGCTGGACCTGGAGAAGCTGGCGGAGGAACTGCACCTGGACCCAAAGGAGCTGATGGCGCTTAACCCTGAGCTGAAGAAAACGAACCTCCCCGACCATATGCGCAACTATAAGCTGCGCATACCGGCCAGCAGGAGCGCCTTGCTCGCCACAGCCGACGACAAGAGCTGCATTATGCTGGCGGCGGCCCCGGTAGTGCCGCACACAAAAGATCCGGAGCCGGAAACACCGGTGATGTTTGCCTCCGCAAAAACGGAGCAAGCCGCAGAGAAGAAGGAGGCACCAGCCGTTGCCAAGGTTACTTATACCGTACAGCCCGGCGATAACCTGACGCAGATTGCCAAGCGCCACGATGTGACCGTGGAGCAGCTGAAGGAGTGGAACAACCTGAAGAGCAGCAGCCTGATGCCCAAGCAGGAGCTACTGGTGATGCAACAGGCGGAGGCGGGAGCCGTGCTGGCCCTGAACACAAAAGGCAAGCCAGAGGCGAAGTCTGCCGTGGAGAAGAAAGAGCTGATTTACCACGTGCAGCCCGGCGATACCCTTTGGAATATTTCCAAGAAGTATAACGGCATCTCCGTAGAGCAGATCAAGAAACTGAACAGACTGAGGTCAAACGAAATAAAACCCGGCCAAAAGCTGATTTTGAGCTAG
- a CDS encoding Sec-independent protein translocase subunit TatA/TatB, whose product MYLNTVFLFLGDLGGGEMMVIMAAFLLLFGADKIPGVARSLGRGIREFKDATNEIKHELEQSIKDDPKSKKD is encoded by the coding sequence ATGTACCTTAACACCGTTTTCCTTTTCCTGGGGGATCTGGGGGGAGGAGAAATGATGGTCATTATGGCCGCATTTCTTTTGTTGTTTGGTGCCGACAAGATACCCGGCGTTGCCCGTTCCCTGGGCCGCGGCATCCGGGAGTTTAAAGACGCAACAAACGAAATAAAACACGAACTAGAGCAATCCATCAAAGACGATCCTAAGTCCAAAAAAGATTGA
- a CDS encoding DUF4292 domain-containing protein: protein MSKHLLLFLFGLLLLAGCKKETVPSTASTAVKAVGDVKVNNLDFNYLSSKGQITVNDKNDNLSSGLSIRMQKDSVIWVSIQPGLGIEAARMMLTQDSVYFMNRLKKEYAATDYRFLRNKLQVDVSFEVLQSILLGNYQPQGSEKVMSAEGMQHIQQQRQNLTFDYFISDINSKLQQLNVQDINTSNTITVKYNSFEPVGQVPFAHGLAAQVLQKGEVSDFTLKHSRVSVSDEPLSFPFTVPSEYKHLTIN, encoded by the coding sequence ATGAGTAAGCATCTTTTGCTTTTCCTGTTCGGCCTGCTGCTATTGGCAGGCTGCAAGAAAGAAACTGTACCCTCCACCGCCTCCACGGCCGTAAAAGCCGTCGGGGATGTAAAGGTAAACAACCTCGACTTCAACTACCTCAGCAGCAAAGGCCAGATCACGGTCAATGACAAAAACGACAACCTCTCCTCCGGGCTGAGCATCCGCATGCAGAAAGACAGCGTGATATGGGTGTCGATACAGCCCGGGCTGGGCATTGAGGCCGCCCGCATGATGCTGACCCAGGACTCGGTATACTTCATGAACCGCCTGAAGAAAGAGTACGCCGCCACGGATTACCGCTTCCTGCGCAACAAGCTCCAGGTGGATGTTAGCTTTGAGGTGCTGCAATCCATACTGCTGGGCAACTACCAGCCGCAGGGCTCTGAGAAGGTGATGAGCGCAGAAGGCATGCAGCATATACAGCAGCAGCGCCAGAACCTGACCTTCGACTACTTTATCAGCGACATCAACAGCAAGCTACAGCAGCTGAACGTGCAGGACATCAACACCAGCAACACGATCACGGTGAAGTACAACAGCTTTGAGCCGGTAGGCCAGGTGCCCTTTGCCCATGGCTTGGCCGCACAGGTGCTGCAGAAAGGCGAGGTGTCCGACTTTACACTCAAGCACAGCCGCGTAAGCGTGTCTGACGAGCCCCTCTCGTTTCCGTTCACGGTGCCGAGCGAGTATAAGCACCTCACGATTAATTAA
- a CDS encoding polysaccharide biosynthesis C-terminal domain-containing protein, protein MSIAKKLVGQTAAYGLSSIVGRALNYLLVPLYTAVFLPEEYGVVTYLYAFVAFFNILYTYGMETAYFRFANKPDTNQHRLYNQVLSLIICSSIVFTAVLILASGAIASYIGYPDQQEYIIWLALVLAIDAIVAIPFARLRLEGRPMKFTSIKLSNILLTVGANMFFLVLCRNIYQGEYLQGLRPLVERIYNPDFGVGYIFLINLVANALLIPMLWREFRDFRFSLNREVLQPMWLYAYPLLFMGLAGMVNEVIDRILLERWLPESFYPDMSNMAAVGVYGACYKLSIFMTLAIQAFRYAAEPFFFSQSGDRNSPTTFALVMKWFVIVCAFIFLFISANLEDFALLLRSPQYREGIMVVPVLLLANLFLGVYYNLSVWFKLTDKTKYGTYISFGGAAVTILFNLLLIPVLGYMGSAVATLVCYFSMALASYLLGNRHYPIPYPVKSIMGYVLLAAGLVWLALSVDIQNFWLRHAYHLSVCLAFAAVVWVRERHSLLKL, encoded by the coding sequence ATGAGCATAGCCAAGAAATTGGTCGGGCAAACTGCTGCCTATGGCCTGAGCAGCATTGTAGGCAGAGCCCTCAACTACCTGCTCGTTCCTCTTTACACCGCCGTATTCCTCCCGGAGGAGTACGGCGTGGTAACGTACCTGTATGCGTTTGTGGCTTTCTTTAACATCCTGTACACCTACGGGATGGAAACGGCCTACTTCCGCTTCGCCAACAAGCCCGACACCAACCAACACCGGCTCTACAACCAGGTGCTCAGCCTCATCATCTGCAGCAGCATCGTGTTTACCGCCGTCCTCATACTTGCCTCCGGGGCCATCGCGTCTTATATCGGCTATCCCGACCAGCAGGAGTACATCATCTGGCTGGCACTGGTACTGGCCATTGACGCCATCGTCGCCATTCCATTTGCCAGGCTGCGCCTGGAGGGCCGCCCGATGAAGTTCACCAGTATAAAACTGTCGAACATCCTGCTCACCGTAGGGGCTAACATGTTCTTTCTCGTGCTGTGCCGGAACATCTACCAGGGAGAGTACCTGCAGGGGCTGCGCCCGTTGGTGGAGCGCATCTACAACCCGGACTTTGGCGTTGGCTACATTTTCCTGATCAACCTGGTGGCCAACGCGCTGCTTATCCCGATGCTGTGGCGCGAGTTCCGCGACTTCCGCTTTAGCCTGAACAGGGAGGTGCTGCAGCCAATGTGGCTGTATGCGTACCCTTTGCTGTTCATGGGGCTCGCAGGTATGGTTAACGAGGTGATCGACCGCATCCTGCTGGAGCGCTGGCTACCCGAAAGCTTTTACCCTGACATGAGCAACATGGCTGCCGTTGGGGTGTACGGGGCCTGCTACAAGCTTTCCATCTTCATGACGCTGGCCATACAGGCTTTCCGCTACGCCGCCGAGCCGTTCTTTTTCTCACAGTCCGGAGACCGTAACTCCCCTACCACCTTTGCGCTGGTCATGAAGTGGTTTGTGATTGTGTGCGCCTTCATCTTCCTGTTTATCTCGGCCAACCTGGAGGACTTTGCCCTGCTGCTGCGTAGCCCGCAGTACCGCGAAGGCATCATGGTGGTGCCGGTGCTGCTGCTGGCGAACCTGTTCCTGGGCGTGTACTACAACCTGTCTGTGTGGTTTAAGCTGACGGACAAGACCAAGTACGGCACCTACATCAGCTTTGGCGGTGCGGCCGTCACCATACTTTTTAACCTGCTGCTGATACCGGTGCTGGGGTACATGGGCTCCGCTGTCGCCACGCTTGTCTGCTACTTTAGCATGGCGCTGGCCAGTTACCTGCTCGGCAACAGGCATTACCCCATCCCCTACCCTGTCAAAAGCATTATGGGGTACGTGCTGCTGGCGGCAGGCCTCGTGTGGCTGGCCCTATCCGTTGATATCCAGAACTTTTGGCTGCGCCACGCTTACCACCTCTCCGTTTGCCTTGCCTTTGCGGCAGTGGTGTGGGTGCGGGAGCGCCATAGTCTTCTTAAACTTTAA
- a CDS encoding murein hydrolase activator EnvC family protein, with amino-acid sequence MKALYRLAFFLLLLSLPLASMAQKTKSKAQLEKEKKENLTRIKEANRILQQTKQQKQASIGQLNAIKEKITVQKGVVQNISREITFIESDVKETEGIVGALQHDLEQLKAEYAHMVYAASKTANSYNKLMFLFASDSFNQFVMRLRYLQQYSEARKKQVEQINKVQLVLNGQVAVLESKKQQKQNLLSKHVAESKSLQSLKQQQDSVITRLSQQESNLQKEVAERQQAVKKLDKLIADIVREEIARAARAAREAGKATSGSPNKVTLTPEAALISSSFAGNKGRLAWPVERGFISQKFGRHNHPVLKGVVVENRGVDIQTAAGAAARAIFEGKVLTVASVPGMNNIVMVQHGEYFTVYAKLKTVNVKPGQTVKLKDTIGTVYTDSDGTTELQFQIWKNSSNMNPESWIVKK; translated from the coding sequence ATGAAGGCCCTTTACAGATTAGCCTTTTTCCTGCTTCTGCTGAGCCTGCCGCTGGCCTCCATGGCCCAGAAAACAAAATCGAAGGCACAGCTAGAGAAGGAGAAAAAGGAGAACCTCACCCGAATAAAAGAAGCAAACCGCATTCTGCAGCAGACCAAGCAGCAGAAGCAGGCTTCCATTGGCCAGCTCAACGCCATCAAAGAGAAAATAACCGTGCAGAAAGGGGTTGTACAGAACATCTCCCGCGAAATCACCTTCATAGAGTCGGATGTAAAGGAGACAGAGGGCATTGTTGGTGCCCTGCAGCACGACCTGGAGCAGCTCAAGGCTGAGTACGCCCACATGGTGTATGCAGCCTCCAAAACAGCAAACAGCTATAACAAGCTCATGTTCCTGTTCGCCTCCGACTCGTTTAACCAGTTTGTGATGCGCCTGCGCTACCTGCAGCAGTACTCCGAGGCACGCAAGAAGCAGGTGGAGCAGATAAACAAGGTGCAGCTGGTGCTTAATGGGCAGGTAGCGGTACTGGAGTCCAAAAAGCAGCAAAAGCAGAACCTCCTCTCAAAGCACGTAGCGGAAAGCAAGAGCCTGCAGTCGCTCAAGCAGCAGCAGGACAGCGTGATCACCCGCCTGAGCCAGCAGGAGAGCAACCTGCAGAAAGAAGTAGCCGAGCGCCAGCAGGCTGTGAAGAAGCTCGACAAACTTATCGCCGACATTGTACGCGAGGAGATTGCCAGGGCAGCACGCGCCGCACGCGAAGCGGGCAAGGCCACCAGCGGCAGCCCCAACAAGGTAACCCTCACTCCGGAGGCGGCCCTCATCTCCTCGTCCTTTGCGGGCAACAAGGGCAGGCTGGCCTGGCCGGTAGAGCGCGGCTTTATTTCGCAGAAGTTCGGGCGGCACAACCACCCTGTTCTGAAGGGGGTAGTGGTGGAGAACCGCGGCGTGGATATACAGACGGCGGCAGGAGCGGCAGCCAGGGCCATTTTCGAGGGCAAGGTGCTGACTGTGGCCAGCGTACCAGGCATGAACAACATTGTGATGGTGCAGCACGGCGAGTACTTTACCGTGTATGCCAAGCTAAAGACCGTGAACGTGAAGCCGGGGCAGACAGTGAAGCTGAAAGACACCATCGGCACGGTGTACACCGACAGCGACGGCACCACCGAGCTGCAGTTCCAGATCTGGAAGAACAGCTCCAACATGAACCCTGAATCCTGGATTGTAAAAAAATAG
- a CDS encoding tetratricopeptide repeat protein, which produces MTTTYRNIILATCCLAIIGTGESKAQSAKKKAKAAQEAPAPQVQQPSEHERQISEALFLDGMKYFMLEDYQQALQLFQKAYTITPGNAALNYKIGETYLHLSEPRSAMPFAQAAATLDKRNAYYYLLLAQLHSEQKQYDAAAQAFNDLIRNVPGSDEYLFNLADLYLSQSQYDNALRTYERIEKEFGDMEQLHVNRQQIYLRQKNVDKAIAEGEKLLKSNPTEISYFLSQAELYNASQRPDEAISTLNRALRLEPGNPFAHLMLSDLNRQKGQHTESEKQVKLAFASPELDIDTKVRILVDFIRQLPNPQIEGVALELVDLTIATHPEEAKAYAVAADLQTIVGKKEIARNNYLKAVKLDDSHFKIWQQIVLLDAELEQPDEMVKHAEQALELFPNQAVFWFYSGTGHLIEKNYDKAVKALEYGKRLSAGEPELVKQFNLQLGDSYNSLKDYKKSDAAYEEVLAQDPDNEHVLNNYSYFLSLRNEKLDRAKQMSERLVKLHPTNPTYLDTYAWVLYKMGNYTDARKYLEQAVAISDDATVVEHYGDVLFKLGKKEEAVSQWQKAKLKGEASAYIDKKIKDRKLYE; this is translated from the coding sequence ATGACTACTACATACAGAAACATCATACTTGCCACCTGCTGCCTGGCCATTATCGGCACAGGCGAAAGCAAGGCACAGTCCGCTAAGAAGAAAGCCAAGGCCGCACAGGAGGCACCGGCACCACAGGTGCAGCAGCCAAGTGAGCACGAGCGCCAGATTAGCGAGGCATTGTTTCTGGATGGAATGAAATACTTTATGCTGGAGGACTATCAACAAGCCCTCCAGCTTTTTCAGAAAGCCTACACCATAACACCGGGCAACGCCGCACTCAACTACAAGATCGGCGAAACCTACCTGCACCTGAGCGAGCCCCGGTCAGCCATGCCTTTTGCCCAGGCGGCCGCCACCCTCGACAAGCGTAACGCCTATTATTACCTGCTGCTGGCACAGCTGCACTCTGAGCAGAAGCAGTACGATGCCGCCGCCCAGGCTTTCAACGACCTGATCCGCAACGTGCCGGGCTCGGACGAGTACCTGTTTAACCTGGCCGACCTGTACCTGTCGCAGTCGCAGTACGACAACGCCCTGCGCACGTATGAGCGCATCGAAAAGGAGTTCGGCGATATGGAGCAGCTCCACGTAAACCGCCAGCAGATTTACCTGCGCCAGAAGAACGTGGACAAAGCCATTGCAGAAGGCGAGAAGCTCCTGAAGTCCAACCCTACGGAGATCAGCTACTTCCTGTCTCAGGCGGAGCTTTACAATGCCTCGCAGCGTCCCGACGAAGCGATCTCTACCCTGAACAGAGCCCTGCGCCTGGAGCCAGGCAACCCCTTCGCCCATCTGATGCTCTCGGACCTGAACCGCCAGAAAGGACAGCATACAGAGTCGGAGAAGCAGGTAAAGCTCGCTTTCGCCAGCCCGGAACTGGACATTGACACCAAAGTGCGCATACTGGTGGACTTTATCCGGCAGCTGCCGAACCCCCAGATCGAGGGCGTGGCACTGGAGCTGGTAGACCTGACAATTGCAACACACCCGGAAGAGGCCAAAGCCTATGCCGTGGCCGCCGACCTGCAGACTATCGTCGGCAAGAAAGAGATCGCCCGCAACAATTACCTGAAAGCGGTGAAGCTAGACGACTCCCACTTTAAGATATGGCAGCAGATTGTGCTGCTGGATGCGGAGCTGGAGCAGCCGGATGAGATGGTAAAGCATGCAGAGCAGGCGCTGGAGCTGTTCCCGAACCAGGCTGTTTTCTGGTTCTACAGCGGCACCGGCCACCTTATCGAGAAGAATTACGACAAAGCCGTAAAGGCACTGGAGTATGGCAAGCGCCTTTCTGCCGGTGAGCCGGAATTGGTGAAGCAGTTTAACCTGCAGCTGGGCGACAGCTACAACTCGCTGAAGGACTACAAAAAATCGGATGCAGCCTATGAGGAAGTGCTGGCCCAGGACCCGGATAACGAACACGTGCTCAACAACTACAGCTATTTCCTGTCGCTGCGAAACGAGAAGCTGGACCGCGCCAAGCAGATGTCGGAGCGGCTGGTAAAGCTGCACCCCACCAACCCGACCTACCTGGACACCTACGCCTGGGTGCTGTACAAAATGGGTAACTACACCGATGCTCGGAAGTACCTGGAGCAGGCCGTGGCCATCTCCGACGATGCCACCGTGGTAGAGCACTACGGCGATGTGCTGTTTAAGCTGGGCAAGAAAGAAGAAGCCGTAAGCCAGTGGCAGAAAGCCAAATTAAAAGGAGAAGCCTCCGCCTACATCGACAAAAAGATCAAAGACAGAAAGCTTTATGAGTAA